TGTGGCCTACACCTACACTGAACCCCTCATATTGAGGGTAAATGGCACTCCAGGAAAGTTGCTAGGTGATGACGGAGACAGTTGCAATCACAACACCAGCCTCTCACAGTCGGCGCTTACGACACCCAGCAAGAGTGTTATATGTGAGTAAATTCAGcctcatacacaaacacacacacattcacacactgaGACACCCTCGGAGAGAGAGATCGATGaaaggtttgggttttttttccatcGCCATCCTCTGGACAGATGAGTCACATTGTCCTGACCTTTAGCACATACATTTGTACACCCTGAAGAAGAGAAAATAGATCAGGTAATCATACTCACAAACAGAAATTTCCATATTTATAGCGAAAAAAAAACTTGAGCTTAGGCTTCTTTACAGGTTCTGTGGGTCATTTGCTCTACATACTCACATGTTAATAcaagtggacatttttcataaaACGGAGCCAAAAAAACTACTGGCTTACTGGCTTTGTCATGTACGGTGTGACTTGTTTGTTGCATCACTGGCCATCATCAACAACCAGATTCTGTTTATAGTAAAGATGTTATGCTGCCATAAATGTGCACATGTTTGTGAATCACACACTTAATCGCAGAATCAGAGTTTTTTGATCCATTCCAGCTAAACCCACATAAGGGTTCTGTTTATCAGAGTCCATCTGTGATGCTCTGGGTTTAGATAGACATGAATGTCGGGGTTGGTGTTCACAGTCACACGCAAAGTCAATGGAGCGTTGGGATGAAATGTAAACTGAACGAGGGGCTTTCATCACTATTTATTCATGGCTTCGTATTCGCTTTTCACACGACACAGAGTGAAGCCATAGACTCTGAAAGTGAAAATGAttaaactggaaaaaaacaacattgatttctgtatttaacttttatttcaGTGCACTTTTTGATCATATTCAATCTTTTTAACACCATTTATTCTGTTAATTGACATGTAGACTTTTCAGTCCGGCAAAAAATTCCCAAAAGatgttttttccacatttttccACATTCTTCATTGAGGATcaatgttgggttttttttttgttttttttttttttcaaaattcccCACACCAGCCCAATGCTAGGACCCTTCTCTTCCTCAGGCACACCTTTGTAATACATGTAGAATTTAATTTTGCATCGTCTCATTGGCAAACGCATAGAGATCCAGTGTACTTTAACGCATTAAAGCTGCCATCAGAGAAGTGTTAATGAACTTTCCTGAGGACGCTCGTGCAACCCTGTGCCATCACAGAGCCCGACTTTTGGACTTGCTGCCGATAACCGCTTGGATAGTCGACAAATGCATCCTCTGGCAAGTTGATATAGaattcatttttgcacagcAAAGTTTATAGTGATATTAAACAAGCCTGCCTCtcttttgttgtaattataaaGCTTTTCGCAAGTAATCCCATGCCCATGTGGTTTGATCAGTCATCGATTAATCACTTAGGCTTAGCTAACCACCTTTGCCCTTAATGGACTAAAATGATCATCTTCTTCTTTATCCTGGAAAAATGTCTGAATCGCACCACAAAGTATTTAGGAGTCCTCTGCTATCTAAATGATTATTAAAGTTATGATATTTTAAATTATGTCCTATTTCCTTCACTTTTTGTGTGCAGGTTTTTTCCTCTGTGAAAACTGGTCACAATAGAACTGCAAGAGAAGAGTCCACTGTCTCTTATTGTTTATGCTGTATTTACAGTCCTGTGTCTCACATCAGTCACGAGTAGCATCAAAATGCCTACAATACACAGTTTCTTTGTGGTATCAACATCATTAGCCACCATATTCAAACCCCCTTCTAGTATTACAAATTTTAGTCTGAAAGATACTCTCTGTCACTTGCCTTGCTTTGATGCAGAAGCCAAGGGTTTCACTTCActttgaaatgagaaaaaaataaaatctgcctGGTTGTCAGTGTGGTTTTGTTTTGACATTTATGTCTGTAGAGAATCCAGGCAACAATACTGACACCCACAAAAATCTAGAAAAGCTGCCTTGGTGTTAAACCGCTCACTAAATCgcattgtataaataaataaataaataaatgtaaatgtaccacAGGGACACAACTATTTCCTTCCTGTCAATGGCACGAAAGCAAGAATTGAGTAAGAGATTTAATAATCGCTGAATGAAGCTTTGAGAAAAGGGCTGTTTAAACTAACATCTAAGTATTTGTTGGACAACTATGAGATTTTTTATTCCAGGAATCCAAGGCCATACATGGGTGACAAAGCTAGTTTGTGGTAACTGAATAACCTGCTTTTTCAGACAGGACGTAGATTAATGCGTAAGCAGGTGAAAAAAAGGTGTTTGAATTGAGTAGGTGTGTGAATGTCTGCTGTCTGACTATTCTGCCTCTACCTGTCCTATttgctgtgtgcgtgtgtgtgtgtgtgtgtgtctattttTACGCTCTGGCTGGAAGACTGAGAAGTCGGGGGCTggttttttctcttcctctcttcctttttcTCTACTTTATTTTATATCCCAGTAAAACCCATGAAACCCACCAGCTCCATATGCAGTGCACGGAGGGTTATGCAACTACCGTGGGCTTGAACAAAATGTACCGCCATGAACACCAGTCTTCGTTCGGCTTTGGTTTTGCCTTTATTCGCCTCCTCCCTTCATCCATATCTTTATCCCTCTGCAACTTAACCGGTCTCACGTGATCACAAGTCGGACCACAAAGTTTCTAAACTTTTTAGCCGTCTCAAGTGAACACTGAGAACTTCTGCGTGCTTAATTACATGCCTGACTCTTTGGCttttttgttattatattttgttttatctgCGTGAGTGGATTTAtatgttttgtaaaaaaagccTCACGATCCTCTATCAGCACTTTAAATGGGGTCTGTGTCATTTGCAGGCAATAAATCAATCATTTGTGTGCCCCATAATGACTGTGTAGACATTATAAAAGAGCCCTGACTCAGGGTTCTGGTGAGATCATGGCTCTGTGACATCTGTGAATGTGTGCATGGAGGTgtttgtgagtgagtgagtgaggaaacagaagcacaaacacaaaattcCAGTATGTTCTGTCTCgcggtgatgacatcacagctgcaGTATGCATCTGGCTCTGAGCCTGTGACAAGCTGTCTGAGAACAATGCGCGGAGAGATCTACTAACATATGCGAGAGAGTGTTacgacacactcacacacacacacgtacgcagacgcacgcatggaaacacacaCGGCAAAGTGATGTCATTAAAACAGTTTTGCCTTTGACGTCACAGTCACAGCAGGATGCACATGTTCACAGATGTTTTACTGCTTACGCTCTCAAATGAAAACAGTCACACACATGTGGTTAATTATGAACTGATCAAAGTAGCTtttactttacaaaaaaaactttgtatctTTATAAGAATTCCCAATTGTTGCTGAATGACGGGAAACGGAAGAGTCCACATTTGTGACGCAGTATGTGCAAATCAGGGAAAGTGTGTGTCAGGGAACTGTTTGttattaacttgtcatcaaggaaGGAGACTTTGGTGTTGTTGGGTCTATGTAGCAGGCTAACATACTTTTTTTCTCTAGTTAGTTCTTCCATTACAATTCTCTGAATTTGCACTCGATCATATCGAGACAAGTTATACATTTACAGAGAAGCAACATATCACCAAACTGCATTTAAAGCTTCAAGCTTAGTTACACCAGGCTGCATTGGTGGAGCCAACCGCTCCACCAATATATAGCCTGATCTGTGATTAGACTTCATGCACAGGATTTCAGTTTTGTATGTATTTGCACAATATTTCTATTCATTTGccagatgaaaacaaaacaaatgtaatttatatttatatatttttttttaagtcaatgtatttttttaaggcTTGATGTGAATAAGAAGAGGTTCTCCACATTTTAATCGCACAAACAATAAATACAGTAGAAATACAGTAGATACGTTGCTTATGGTGTCATGGTTGGCAACAAACACAGAGAACAATAACAATATTTGCCAAATTATGAAACAAGACGGATGGCTGATGTACATTTGAAGGAAGAACTGGAAGTTTGGAATCAATCAAAAATTGTTAAATTAgcaaaacacaggttttatatatatatatatatatatatatatatatatatatatatatatattacttgGAGCCAGCTTATCAGGTGACAATACATATttccaaaacatgcaggaggtTATTGTTTTCCCTCTAAAATAATAGTTATTTTATTAAATCCCAGCGCTTGAACTGAATTTGGAATCAGCTGCAAAGTCTTTTGATTGTTAAGGAGCTGGTCTAACTCGATAAATTTAAGCAAATGTTTGTACAAATTAGAGGCAAAAATGTCCGCATGTAAATGTTATGATGGAGCACGTTGCCCTGGTTTAACCTGTAATGACTGATGATAAATTATTACAGTTCCTTTTAATAACATTATGACATGCATACAGTTTTTGTGCTGTGTTATTTCGGTTGATCTAAGCTTCCTATCTTGGGATTTACCCCTGTTACATTAGATACCATTTTTAATTAGGGTTAATGGAAAAGAGCTGTTTTGCCTGTTGGAACAGACGATAACAAAAATCCTCTGGctgtcattgttattattattgttacgtCCCCTTTCATATTTACGTACGGTCAATAGAAGAGTGTGTTCTGCTTTCACAGATACCAAACACAAACAGACTCCCTCGACAATGAAATGAACttacattatcatcatcatactGTATGTGGTTGCTCCCGGTTAAACACGCTGGCCAGTTGCTCTGACTAGTGTCTAGTACTGTTTGCGACCAAATCAAGGTCACATATTGTTTGTTAAATTTAACATATTTCTCAGCTATTCAAAGCTTTAAAACATAATGACAGTCAAAGTTTATGTAAAGTAAAATTGAACCATGATTGCGTCACAAAGGGTTATTTGCACTTAAATTTCACAGTTCCATGAGTCTGTGCACTAACCTGcacctttcttcttttcccccctttttaaaggaaatatctttatttctttaaaatTGATAACTTTGGCCAGTCACATGAGCATCTTACTCATACGTCATTTCTTTTAAGATCTTTTGTGGCTgtagtggcctttattttgaaagtggctaGACAGGAAACGGGTAGAGCGAGAGGGGGGAAGataccatggatctattatattaCTGGATGGAAGACCGCAAAATGGCCGccgttcatttcaatgtaaGTTGCTCGCCtggcgcataagccgaaaaaagttccggacttccgggtttacttctgcgttgtggggcccatagagcatgcgcagttgagtcacctcccatgatgctctagggcctcccatcatgccccggggcaatgaggcgagtattattataatatgtattaatataatatattaattaatgtatattattacatgtatattattacatatattattaaagtattaatattatataattatataatatatattaatataatacatccatggagtgcacggacacggctgtgacgtcagccgtgacgtcacgcccagaaagagacttttctttgacttttctggccgttataaaacatttttgacagatctaaagtccatgacttaaaaatatagaatacaaagattagtaattgccggtgattacagctggaggtgtcctgtgaacagttttagaggcttctcttttactattgcgctCTATGGtaaaaaagctttttgggccccatgggattttttgttgcagtaccgcggctggccactgggaaaaatcggtgtgcctgctgagtgcgagactggggggctggaAGATACGCAGTAAAGAGTGACAGGACGGGATGTGAACCTGCGCCGCCTGCACGAAGCCTCTGCACATGGTGCTCCCGTTCAACCCACTGACCTGTCTGGGGCCCCCTCATACTTCATGTGCATTGTCCTTATGAGCTGCATATGACTGAACTCTGTCCTCATGTGATGTTTTCGCTGTACTTTAGAGAGTTGGTTCAACAAAACAAGCCTCATTAACACTGTAATGTTGgacaaagcactgaatgaaaGCCAGAAGTGTTGGACGGACCTTTTGAAAACTATTTTACAGCGCGCCTGCTCATTGTTTAACATTTGTTCACGGTATAAGTGCCTGTCAGGTGAAACAGTGCAATTCTACCACAAAAGCCTTGCTGCTCTGGGATCTGGGGGGAACTATAAGACATTTCATATTATTCTGAGAGGATTTTGAAGTGTTACAATGATGTTCGGAGACTGAACTGTTTTAATGGCGGCCAAGTGCAGTTAACCTCTTCATCATAACTATCAATTACATGCAGGTGGTTTTTGAGAAGCTATTCATAGTACAAGCAGTCCTTATTTCaagttttttaataaaaatccACTATTTACATCACAAAGAATTCCTTGGTACGAATAGATAGACTTGATCTGTTTTGCTTGATGTAGTTTCATGAGTAAAGGCATCCCCCCACCTTTCTGcttttgttatttattgatTAAGTGGAATTTAGGATGAcattttgatgttgtttttcttaaatttaatgATTTTACTTTCATATCTGGAGTTCAACGCTCATGCCAACATAGACAAACTGCGGAGGAGACAGTTGGGTAAGGCAGCTGGAGCGGAGACAGGAGGATAGAGTCATGACTCATTACAGCAAGGGATAAGTAGAGAAAGAGCTATTCTCCGTTCTGGGAGGGAGGTGTTTAAGTACAGGGTAGCTGGGAATCAGGAAAGAAGTCAGAGATGGAGGGTGTGTACTGCTGCACTGAAATGACGGTGACGGACTCACTTGCTTAATGGCTCAACATGTCTGCAAACATTTACATAAATGCCTGACACTAGAAGATTCAGGACCCCGAGTGGCTCATAACTACTGtatcacacacattctcacagaCATACACGCCCACATACACACGCTGCGGTCTCCCTGTCTCATCAATTTAATGTCACAATCATTCggttttttatttgcagttatTTTTAACCAGCTCTTTCTGCTGAATCATTCTGCTTGTGAGTCACACCCATGCATCTTCCCTCTCCAAACCTTTGCCAACACCAAGAGTCgtcttcatgtttttttttcctttttctcccttGCTTTCTTAATCACAGACAAAAGgaccttgtttttttgtgttttttttttcttcttctgtgtgcTTGTGCAGTGTGTGTCCACATGGGATCTCGCATACATTTGTTTGTGTGCTCGAGTGGGCCTAACCTCAAACTGTGTTCAGAGACAATCCTGACTCTTCGTCTCCCTCCCTCTCGCCGTCTGTCTGCCTGCCAGATCCGCCTATGTACTGTgttctctcactcacacacacacgcacacacacacacacacacacacacacacacacacacgattctCAGCAGCTCTAAGTACCCCTTATGATAAGTCAGAGCTAAAAAGGAAGAGTGAAAAATTATGCATGACATCCCCCCTTTTCCTAATCCCCTTCGTCTCTTACTGTACCATGACTTGGCCGGTTGAGAATTtcaaaaaaaagtattatttttttatgaaaaagacaaagagaaagaaaactgCAAAGAGGGAAATAAGGGAGAAAGGGAAGACATACCACAGGAGAGCAGCAGGTATTGGCTATTATATAAACTTCAAAAGCAGAAAAGTATGGTTTATTCTTCTAACTCTGTCCATGCATGCACATCTATGCgctcatgcacacacatgcacacgctgcCTGCAGGCCTACCGCCTGCCAAACATCTGGAGCAGAGTTAAAAAACGCTGAATGAAAGAATCTTAAATAACACTGGATTGTTGTGTGACCACGACCACCAGGCAGACAGACCGGGCCTACGTGGGTTATCTGTCTCTGATGCTTTTTATTGCTAGTCATGGTCAGAGGTTGAGACACTGTTTGCCTCTCAGAGTAACGATGTGCGTGCATCTGTTTCTCTTACAATTTGTGGGCTTTTTGCACACAACAATTGCCCGATAAAAAATTGAGGGCCTCAAAAGGATGATATAATTTACTACCATAATATATAAGAAGCAGGCGTGTGTTTTACTTGGCAGAAGAGGTGAGCTTTTCTGCCCTCTTGGCTTAAGTTGAGATGTTAGCACTCGGTGCACTTGGAGGTAAAATATACAGTACAATGAGCCACGATCAGCACGTCCGAGGGGCTTTGTTTGTAGATACAGTATGTCTTGAGTCAAAACTATGTTATCAGAAAATATCAGGTAAtgaagagaaaagttttcctGGAGACAAAAGCGGTTCTCCTGTGGTTTCTCTGTAGTTGAGAGCCGAGAGGTCACGTCTGTAAATGCATACAGCAGCTCCTCCTATGTGCTACTGCCTTCAGGGTGGGCGTTATAATTGACTCAGTTTCCCAGGGTCCTCCATTGCACGACAGTCAGACGGAGAACGGTTGTGAGCCACACACACTGCCTTTGCATCTGAAGGTGGGATTTTGTTCAAATGAGTCtattgcaggggtcggcaacccgcggctctttagcgccgccctagtggctcctggagctttttcaaaaatgtttcccctttttcttcttttttttcttccttttttttatttctttctctttcttctctcttttttctcttttttttcctttttttctttcttatcttgtttttttgcttttttcttctttttttcccttttttcttccttttttctctttctttgtctttaatttctctttttttcctcctttttctcttttttcctttttttctttcttttcttgttttttttcttttttctttcctttttttcctctttttttcttcctttttcctttcatttttaatctcgacatttcggcttttttctcgacatttcgacttttttctcaacatttcgacttttttctcaacatttcgacttttttctcaacatttgaacttttttctcgagattgtacttcaacattaatctcaacattttgacttttttctctaaatattgacttttttctccacattttgactttttttttcgacatttctcctttcaccatttgtcgtcattctaaggtttatataagacctttaattttttgcggctccaggcatattcgttttttgtgtttttggtccaatatgactctttcaacattttgggttgccgacccctggtctattgtCATCGGTCTGTTGTATATTCATGTACTTTTGTTGTCCCCAGCTCAACCGGCGGCCAGGTCCACGCCCATTCACCACATTCAGCCATGTCGGTCGCAGCCCAGCAGCCAGCTGCGCGGTGGAAACAAGAGCCACGAAAACAGTCACTCCCCTCACACGCACTGTCCGCATCAAACGCACGCACCTCATCCGCAGGCGCTCCAGTCCAACGCCATCAGGAACGGAGGCTCTCACCGGCATCCCAAACTGGGCTCTCTCCCAAAAGGCGGCTCGTCCACCTCCTCGTCGTCCTCTGCAGCACCCAAACACTCCAAGAAACTGCAGTCCAACCCTTCCATCACCTCCCAGAGCAGCAAGAGGAGCAAGAGTAGCTCCAAGAGCAACAGCTCCCAGATTCCCACAGACGCGCAGGACGGTGAGATACAGACACTGATACGGATACTGATGGAGAGATGTTTAGCAGGAGAGAAAGGGATAGAAAGCcaggtttattttcttttctcactGTGTAGTCAGCGCACAATATGACTTATTTACTTTACTTATTTTCTCCCGGCTGACCTGGTAACCTTAAAGATTATTCAAATAGAAAGATCAGTCATTGTATCTCtctttgctttaatccctgcaaATGAATACACCTACAGTCAGCGTTATAATCCCAGCAGAACTCTGGCTTTGTTTATAATATCTTGAAGTACAATTAGCAAAATAAGAATAGCTATGTAATAAATGAATTATGAGAGGTTGCTATTAAGAAACTCACTTTACCTGCCTCTTTTCATCCAGACTGCTGTGTTCACTGTATTCTGGCCTGCCTCTTTTGTGAGTTCCTAACTCTCTGCAACATTGTGCTGGACTGCGCCACCTGCGGCTCCTGTGCGGGAGACGACGCGTGTTTCTGTTGCTGCTGTGCGTCGGAGGAATGTGGTGACTGTGACTTGCCGTGCGACATGGACTGTGGCATCATTGATGCCTGCTGTGAATCTGCGGACTGCctggagatctgcatggagtgCTGCAGCCTGTGCTTCTCGTCCTGAGGCCCGTAGCCATCGCCACCGAGTGTGCGGCCTGGTGCACAAGTCTCCACTGTGCTGTGCAGAATGAGCAGCTGTGCGAGCGGCTATTATCACAATGGAGCCCTTAGTGCCGTCTGAATAACTGGAGTTCTCCAACCATGAAAAACGACCTTCTAAAGGCAAATGAGAAAGTGGCTCCATTTAACTGGATTTTAGTGTTTCTGTAGATAAGAGCAGCTGCATAATGGGAAAATGGACACTCAGATCTCAGTAGAAACATAGTCTGTCCTCCTCCTGTCCTTGGCAAGGTCAgagatttcccttttttttttttttttgcttacagTGGCTTTTACAAAATACACAGCCCAAATGGGAGATACTGAATCTTCTTTGTCCTTGTTACATTGTACAAAATAGAGAAAACATAAATGGTGGCTTGTGGCAATATTACACACagatttattttgtcagtatgcATCTATTCTTTATGGAGTTATTCAGAAAAGAAACATGAGACTTCCATGCATCAGTCTAGACATAGAACCTACTAAATGAATACTGTAAGTTGTGAACATCCAAGGATAAATGGTTGATAACCTCTTCTAGTCTTAACATGTGAAGGGAGAGCTTTcttacagaaacaaaaaaaactctccTCATTAAATTCTTCACATTTTGTTTACGTTCATATGTCATAAAGGACTGTATTCAGTGAATTGTTGATCATCCGTTAAAGAACGGGAAGgcataatccctttttttcccatttcataatttcctcttttttcaccaTGTGAATAAAGTGCCTCAGCGTAGCTTAAGTCCAGAATTTTCAAGTAGGTTCCTCCACCATACCAAATCTCTATTAATCCTTGATTTGTAGATTTTAGTTAAGATATTTGCATTTCTCCACTAATGTGAAAAATCACATTTCTGTGTTATCAGGTTTTACTGAACGTTTTCTAAAGCAGACATTGCTCAACACCTAATTTGATTCCTTGAGTGAAAATCTGATGACATTATGCTAAGCTTGATCCACGTGCTTGTAGAGTGAATGGTACAGTTTTGATAGCGGGCCTGCCGTCTCATATGCTGTGGCGCATGCCTTCTCCAACCCAATACCTCTTGAGATGCCACGTAGATCAGTTCACTTGATACAAATCTCATTCCTCTGATAAAGTTCCATCAAAGAAGGGTTTTATTATTGGAAAGTCTAAAGAATTGACTCTTTCTTGACCTTAGTTTCTAGACCTTTAATTACCTATATGCAATAGTATTCTTGTTCTGTGACAACGCGGCCgtgtttgatgaaaaaaaaactatcttaAGGATTTAAATCTTTGACTGAGATTAAAAATATACtatggccgttctcagcttgagAGCtgcaatgcaaaaaaaaagaagaatacaaGATACATTTTGTAGCTTGTTTTTTCAAATACGAGTCAAACTGGATGTCTTTCAAATTTTGGCGCACCTTCAGACTCAATTATGTCAAAGCCTGGAGAGCCCTGGAAGcaatgcaaatttttttatgttttatgaaggGAAAACTGATTATACAGTGTAGTGATGTGTACAGAATGGATTACAATGttaattatttgtatttacaaaaacttcCATGTGCAAACTATGATTACAGTGCTTCTTAGGGTCTGTTCTCTGTCACCCGACCAGGAGTACATTCAGATAAATGTCTCTGATGTGTGCAAGTTTctctcatatgcatgtgaaaccaaaataaaaacctcGACAACACTAATTAACAGATGAAAAGTGATTAGAACTATCTTGTACCACTGGATCATAGTTCAGACACTTGCACGGTTTTAGAGCCAACTGCAGTACGACGTCAGACCGGTAATGTCAGAGAGGATTTGCAATGACTCCAACTAAAGCGTTTACCTGTATGTCTACATTGAATATGTATGGGTTCTTCCAGTATTCTACGAGTTAACACACGTCTGATCTGATCTGTCTGTCTGACCCGTAGGCCCAACCTCATCTTTGTGAGACTGTGGGATCCACAGATTCAAAATCTCGTAGTGTAAGAATCTGTTAAACAACACAAAATGAATCATAAATCAGTTGAAGCAACATTTTCACAATATCTGAGTATACAACCcctaaaaaaagatcaaattttACGTAATTGTGGTTAAACTAAATGAGGTAACTAGAAAACTAAGCGCTTCACCATGAATGAAGAACGTGTGCAGCCTGGAAACAGAAACCCCTGTTTACCTGGTCTGGTGACAGAGAACGTTGTCTGGAGGTAAAAGGTTCCTACATGAACTCAGATCAGTTCCTAGTGCCATGGTCAGATGTATCCCTTATTTTTGGTCAGGTTTCTTACAGTGATACTGTAAGAAACAAGTTTCATTTGTACGATTTCCATATTCAGTATTATAAGTAGTTTTTGTTACATTTACATTGACAATAGAAAGATCTGTCTCTTGACATTTatggatttattttcttattgtgAGTCAGAATTTGGATACTGATTCTTTAAAGGGCTGGCTGCTTCTGCGTAGTCTGAAAGTTAGCACAGATCAACTGAGTTCCTGCTAGACTGTAGTCCACTATGATGTAACTTGGTTTACATCAACTCGATTTAATGTCAGTTTCAGTTGTTCTGGACGTTCAATTAACATCCCTTCATTTCATACTGAATAAACAATGTGAACCCCACCCCCCACTACCTATGTCATTCTTTCTTTATTGCATATACTGTAACATACATTATGTTTTCTttgtctccctctctctctctctctctctctctctcacacacacacacacacacacacacacacacacacacacacacacacacacacacacacagatatgaGCAATTCTCGCAGCAACTTGTCACTATTACTTCTTAATCTTTTCGCTAATTTTATTAtgataattgaattgaatttgaattttccttcattgtttatttatttattgtgtaaACTTGGCCATATTTAGTAAACTGGCTATGGCACATCATTTGTAAAGAATACTTGCTCTTCAAATTTGTCCCGTGCCTTATGAGTATAATTTTGtaatttagctttttttctcagttttttgTCTATTACAGATTTATCTTATACAGTGAAGGGAGTTATCCTCCCACAGAACACACTGCTCCTGAACACCTTAAAATGCGCAGGCTTGAAGGGGGATAAAAAATCCGGCCCGATTAACATTTTAAGAAAAGGGG
This genomic window from Cololabis saira isolate AMF1-May2022 chromosome 8, fColSai1.1, whole genome shotgun sequence contains:
- the mdfi gene encoding myoD family inhibitor domain-containing protein isoform X1, whose translation is MDEERNDAAISPEPPDDRDSGLPTPSSQTAPNTETENSCPNPKPCPCEDVAYTYTEPLILRVNGTPGKLLGDDGDSCNHNTSLSQSALTTPSKSVISQPAARSTPIHHIQPCRSQPSSQLRGGNKSHENSHSPHTHCPHQTHAPHPQALQSNAIRNGGSHRHPKLGSLPKGGSSTSSSSSAAPKHSKKLQSNPSITSQSSKRSKSSSKSNSSQIPTDAQDDCCVHCILACLFCEFLTLCNIVLDCATCGSCAGDDACFCCCCASEECGDCDLPCDMDCGIIDACCESADCLEICMECCSLCFSS
- the mdfi gene encoding myoD family inhibitor isoform X2, translated to MDEERNDAAISPEPPDDRDSGLPTPSSQTAPNTETENSCPNPKPCPCEAQPAARSTPIHHIQPCRSQPSSQLRGGNKSHENSHSPHTHCPHQTHAPHPQALQSNAIRNGGSHRHPKLGSLPKGGSSTSSSSSAAPKHSKKLQSNPSITSQSSKRSKSSSKSNSSQIPTDAQDDCCVHCILACLFCEFLTLCNIVLDCATCGSCAGDDACFCCCCASEECGDCDLPCDMDCGIIDACCESADCLEICMECCSLCFSS